The proteins below come from a single Corylus avellana chromosome ca3, CavTom2PMs-1.0 genomic window:
- the LOC132174346 gene encoding uncharacterized protein LOC132174346 encodes MATIFSGTRTLKPRLMNRPEATTTILFFVIVITLTFISRVRFNPLSVHPNSSTPSKKAEYPALQCPIENQTQTCSTNFPTTLDGDDVEPPSRDTCPDYFRFIHEDLRPWRATGISREMVEKAKRYAHFRLVIVSGKVYVEKYKEFIERHLFTIWGILQLIRRYPGRVPDLELMFDTDDRPVIRSTEWNTTGPPALFRYCGDTWTRDLVFPDWSFWGWPEINIRPWEGLLKEIKEGNSRSKWIEREPYAYWKGNPYVARTRMQLLQCNLSDTQDWNARLYVQNWTLESQIGYKTSGLANQCTHRYKIYIEGYAWSVSEKYILACDSATLLVKPEFYDFFTRGLEPLHHYWPIRGDGKCKSIKFAVDWGNKHEKKAQSMGKAASDFIQQELNMEYVYDYMFHMLTEYASLLNFEPQVPKGAVEVCSQSMACSAKGTVKKFMMESLVKEPSLTSPCINPRYEPQVVGNFYKRNSNLIRQVEKWEDKYWENANSQSRS; translated from the exons ATGGCTACCATTTTCTCCGGGACGAGAACATTGAAGCCCCGGCTGATGAACCGCCCTGAAGCCACAACTACTATCCTCTTCTTTGTTATTGTCATCACCCTCACCTTTATTTCTCGGGTTCGGTTTAACCCT CTTTCTGTTCATCCCAATTCAAGTACACCCAGCAAGAAAGCGGAATACCCAGCACTGCAATGTCCCATTGAAAACCAAACACAAACCTGTTCGACGAATTTCCCAACAACCTTGGACGGCGATGACGTGGAGCCACCATCAAGAGACACATGTCCAGACTATTTCCGGTTTATCCACGAGGATCTACGGCCATGGAGAGCCACAGGAATCAGCAGGGAGATGGTGGAGAAAGCCAAAAGATACGCACATTTTCGGCTAGTGATAGTGAGCGGCAAGGTTTATGTTGAGAAGTACAAGGAGTTTATAGAAAGGCACTTGTTTACGATATGGGGGATTTTGCAGCTTATCAGAAGGTACCCTGGCAGGGTTCCCGACTTGGAGCTGATGTTTGACACCGACGACCGGCCGGTTATCCGATCAACTGAATGGAACACGACGGGTCCTCCGGCGTTGTTCCGGTACTGTGGTGATACGTGGACAAGGGATCTTGTTTTCCCTGATTGGTCCTTCTGGGGTTG GCCAGAGATAAATATAAGACCATGGGAAGGTTTGCTGAAGGAAATTAAAGAAGGAAACAGCCGGAGCAAATGGATTGAAAGGGAACCATATGCCTACTGGAAGGGAAACCCATATGTAGCTAGAACCAGGATGCAGCTCCTTCAATGCAATCTCTCCGACACACAGGACTGGAATGCTCGCTTATATGTTCAG AACTGGACTCTTGAGTCTCAGATTGGATATAAGACATCAGGCCTTGCAAACCAATGCACacacag ATACAAGATCTATATTGAAGGATATGCATGGTCTGTGAGCGAGAAATACATTCTAGCCTGTGATTCTGCGACACTACTTGTAAAACCAGAGTTTTATGATTTCTTCACAAGAGGTCTAGAGCCTTTGCATCACTACTGGCCAATAAGGGGCGACGGCAAGTGCAAATCCATCAAATTTGCTGTAGATTGGGGAAACAAACACGAAAAAAAA gcACAATCTATGGGAAAAGCAGCAAGTGACTTCATTCAACAAGAGCTAAATATGGAGTATGTGTATGACTATATGTTCCACATGTTAACTGAATATGCTAGCCTCTTGAATTTTGAGCCTCAAGTTCCCAAAGGAGCAGTGGAGGTGTGCTCCCAGTCCATGGCCTGTTCTGCAAAGGGAACTGTGAAGAAGTTCATGATGGAGTCCTTAGTGAAGGAACCTTCTTTGACAAGCCCATGCATCAATCCTCGTTATGAACCCCAAGTTGTTGGAAATTTTTATAAGAGGAATTCCAATCTAATAAGGCAAGTGGAGAAGTGGGAAGATAAGTATTGGGAAAATGCAAATTCTCAGAGTAGATCTTAA